A section of the Agrococcus sp. SGAir0287 genome encodes:
- the mfd gene encoding transcription-repair coupling factor has protein sequence MSLAPLLAVLEETALADARRRIAVGGAFTVAEGMRAPLLAAIASTDRPLLVVTSTKREADALVAELGAWLPSATVVGFPAWETLPHERLSPSPETVGQRWRALHDVRTRPAGTPAIVVASARAALQPTPVGLGETRAIVLEAGQRGVDLPDLTRALVGHAYQRVDMVTRRGEFAVRGGILDVFSPAEEHPIRVDLFGDEVEQLRWFRVADQRSDPEPVPAIELPPARELLLTDDVRERAAALQPELPAVEGMLERIANGIVVEGMESLAPLLLPGLVPLTDHLPEAAVAVIGPERVRDRVASLADTNREFLEAAWSAAVAGAQVPVDLASGGFLELGALREAADGPWYALSAFGTDLSDDAAEVVPSLPNPIGQGAEAAVDAVAALARDGWRVVVTAAGHGTGERAASVLAERGVAARQADALPATLEPGVVHVTKANVEHGFRVEDGRIALVSEAELFGRAVGVDARAPRRLATRRGTVVDPLQLKPGDLVVHETHGIGRFVELTQRTVSSGGRNATQTVREYLVLEYAPSKRGQPGDRLSIPTDQLDQLSRYVGGESPQLSRMGGSEWQAAKSKARKAVRDIAVELVRLYAARMSSKGHAFGPDTPWQHELEDAFPYAETPDQLTTIDEVKRDMEREVPMDRLLSGDVGFGKTEVAVRAAFKAIQEGKQVAMLVPTTLLVRQHHETFTARFAGFPVQVAALSRFQTAAEAKETRQGLLDGTVDMVIGTHRILTDAVRFKDLGLVIIDEEQRFGVEHKDALKQLKTNVDVLSMSATPIPRTLEMAVTGIREMSTLATAPEARHPILTFVGPYSDQQVAAAIRRELLREGQVFFVHNRVSSIARTAARLSELVPEARIAIAHGKMHEQQLEQVIVDFWERRFDVLVSTTIVETGLDIPNANTLIVDRAERYGLSQLHQLRGRVGRGRERAYAYFLYDAETPLSETAHDRLETIAVHNELGAGMQVAMKDLEIRGAGNLLGGEQSGHIAGVGFDLYLRMVGEAVSTFRGDAEDAPRELRLELPVDAVIPESYLDAERLRLEAYQKLSAAASSPSDTAIDTVADELRDRYGPPPQQVETLLAMARLRRQAMRSRLSEVITVGPNLRVGPAELPESLQLRMRRMYPNARLNASARSLLVPVPTAGGGRLAGTQTQPLPDAELIAWVSQLLTALFPPPTPAEPAALDADGAPVERADG, from the coding sequence GTGAGCCTCGCGCCGCTGCTCGCCGTCCTCGAGGAGACGGCGCTCGCCGACGCCCGTCGCCGCATCGCCGTCGGCGGCGCCTTCACGGTCGCCGAGGGCATGCGTGCGCCGCTGCTCGCGGCCATCGCATCGACCGATCGTCCGCTGCTCGTCGTCACGTCGACGAAGCGCGAGGCGGATGCGCTCGTCGCCGAGCTGGGCGCGTGGCTGCCGAGCGCGACCGTCGTCGGCTTCCCCGCCTGGGAGACGCTGCCGCACGAGCGGCTGAGCCCGAGCCCCGAGACGGTGGGCCAGCGGTGGCGCGCCCTGCACGACGTGCGCACGCGACCGGCGGGCACGCCCGCGATCGTCGTCGCCTCCGCGCGCGCCGCGCTGCAGCCCACGCCCGTCGGCCTCGGCGAGACGCGCGCGATCGTGCTCGAGGCCGGGCAGCGCGGCGTCGACCTCCCGGACCTCACTCGCGCGCTCGTCGGGCACGCCTACCAGCGCGTCGACATGGTGACGCGCCGCGGCGAGTTCGCGGTGCGCGGCGGCATCCTCGACGTCTTCAGCCCGGCGGAGGAGCACCCCATCCGAGTCGATCTGTTCGGCGACGAGGTGGAGCAGCTGCGCTGGTTCCGCGTCGCCGACCAGCGCTCGGACCCCGAGCCCGTGCCCGCGATCGAGCTGCCGCCGGCACGCGAGCTGCTGCTCACCGACGACGTGCGCGAGCGCGCCGCCGCGCTGCAGCCCGAGCTGCCCGCCGTCGAGGGCATGCTCGAGCGCATCGCGAACGGCATCGTCGTCGAGGGCATGGAGTCGCTCGCACCGCTCCTGCTGCCCGGGCTCGTGCCGCTCACGGACCATCTGCCCGAGGCTGCGGTCGCCGTCATCGGCCCCGAGCGCGTGCGGGACCGCGTCGCGAGCCTCGCCGACACGAACCGCGAGTTCCTCGAGGCAGCCTGGTCGGCGGCCGTCGCGGGTGCGCAGGTGCCCGTCGATCTCGCCTCGGGCGGCTTCCTTGAGCTCGGCGCGCTGCGCGAGGCCGCCGACGGGCCCTGGTACGCGCTGTCGGCGTTCGGCACCGACCTCTCCGACGATGCCGCCGAGGTGGTGCCGAGCCTCCCGAACCCCATCGGTCAGGGCGCGGAGGCGGCCGTCGACGCCGTCGCCGCGCTCGCCCGCGACGGCTGGCGCGTCGTCGTGACCGCCGCCGGGCACGGCACGGGGGAGCGGGCGGCATCGGTGCTCGCCGAGCGCGGCGTCGCCGCCCGTCAGGCGGACGCGCTGCCCGCGACGCTCGAGCCTGGCGTCGTGCACGTGACGAAGGCGAACGTCGAGCACGGCTTCCGCGTCGAGGACGGGCGGATCGCCCTCGTGAGCGAGGCCGAGCTCTTCGGCCGCGCGGTCGGGGTCGACGCGCGGGCGCCGCGGCGTCTCGCGACGCGTCGCGGCACCGTCGTCGACCCGCTGCAGCTGAAGCCCGGCGATCTCGTCGTCCACGAGACGCACGGCATCGGCCGCTTCGTCGAGCTGACCCAGCGCACCGTCTCGTCGGGCGGACGCAACGCGACGCAGACGGTGCGTGAGTACCTCGTGCTCGAGTACGCGCCGTCGAAGCGGGGCCAGCCGGGCGATCGACTCTCGATCCCGACCGACCAGCTCGACCAGCTCTCGCGCTACGTCGGCGGCGAGAGCCCGCAGCTGTCGCGCATGGGCGGCAGCGAATGGCAGGCGGCGAAGTCGAAGGCGCGCAAGGCGGTGCGCGACATCGCCGTCGAGCTCGTGCGGCTCTACGCCGCGCGCATGTCGTCGAAGGGGCACGCGTTCGGACCCGACACCCCGTGGCAGCACGAGCTCGAGGACGCGTTCCCCTACGCCGAGACGCCCGACCAGCTCACGACGATCGACGAGGTCAAGCGCGACATGGAGCGCGAGGTGCCGATGGATCGACTGCTCTCGGGCGACGTCGGCTTCGGCAAGACCGAGGTCGCGGTGCGTGCGGCGTTCAAGGCGATCCAGGAGGGCAAGCAGGTCGCGATGCTCGTGCCGACGACGCTGCTCGTGCGCCAGCACCACGAGACGTTCACGGCGCGCTTCGCGGGCTTCCCCGTGCAGGTCGCCGCCCTCAGCCGCTTCCAGACCGCTGCGGAGGCGAAGGAGACGCGGCAGGGGCTCCTCGACGGCACCGTCGACATGGTCATCGGCACGCACCGCATCCTCACCGACGCCGTCCGCTTCAAGGACCTCGGTCTCGTGATCATCGACGAGGAGCAGCGCTTCGGCGTCGAGCACAAGGATGCGCTCAAGCAGCTGAAGACGAACGTCGACGTGCTGTCGATGTCGGCGACGCCCATCCCGCGCACGCTCGAGATGGCGGTCACGGGCATCCGCGAGATGTCGACGCTCGCCACGGCGCCCGAGGCGCGCCACCCGATCCTCACCTTCGTCGGCCCGTACTCCGACCAGCAGGTCGCCGCCGCGATCCGCCGCGAGCTGCTGCGCGAGGGCCAGGTGTTCTTCGTGCACAACCGGGTCTCGTCGATCGCCCGCACGGCCGCCAGGCTGTCGGAGCTCGTGCCGGAGGCGCGCATCGCGATCGCGCACGGCAAGATGCACGAGCAGCAGCTCGAGCAGGTCATCGTCGACTTCTGGGAGCGGCGCTTCGACGTGCTCGTGTCGACGACGATCGTCGAGACGGGCCTCGACATCCCGAACGCCAACACGCTCATCGTCGACCGCGCCGAGCGCTACGGGCTCAGCCAGCTGCATCAGCTGCGCGGGCGCGTCGGGCGCGGCCGCGAGCGCGCGTACGCGTACTTCCTCTACGACGCCGAGACGCCGCTGTCGGAGACGGCGCACGATCGCCTCGAGACCATCGCCGTGCACAACGAGCTCGGCGCGGGCATGCAGGTCGCGATGAAGGACCTCGAGATCCGCGGTGCGGGCAACCTGCTCGGCGGCGAGCAGTCGGGCCACATCGCGGGCGTCGGGTTCGACCTCTACCTGCGGATGGTCGGCGAGGCCGTGTCGACCTTCCGCGGCGACGCGGAGGACGCGCCGCGCGAGCTGCGCCTCGAGCTGCCGGTCGACGCCGTCATCCCCGAGTCGTACCTCGACGCCGAGCGCCTGCGGCTCGAGGCGTACCAGAAGCTCTCGGCGGCGGCCTCGTCGCCGTCGGACACCGCGATCGACACCGTCGCCGACGAGCTGCGCGATCGCTACGGACCCCCGCCGCAGCAGGTCGAGACGCTGCTCGCGATGGCGCGCCTGCGCCGGCAGGCGATGCGCTCGCGCCTGTCCGAGGTCATCACCGTGGGCCCGAACCTGCGCGTCGGGCCGGCAGAGCTGCCGGAGTCGCTGCAGCTGCGCATGCGCCGCATGTACCCGAACGCGAGGCTCAACGCGTCGGCGCGCTCGCTGCTCGTACCGGTGCCCACGGCGGGCGGCGGTCGGCTCGCCGGCACGCAGACGCAGCCGCTGCCGGACGCCGAGCTCATCGCGTGGGTCTCGCAGCTGCTCACGGCGCTCTTCCCGCCGCCGACGCCGGCCGAGCCCGCCGCGCTCGACGCGGACGGCGCACCCGTCGAGCGGGCGGACGGCTGA
- the pth gene encoding aminoacyl-tRNA hydrolase: protein MADAWLVVGLGNPGPDYQRTRHNVGVDVLDELCARAGVTRSRHRKAVASVGERRIVGGPKVVFAFPETFMNRSGGPVASLMDYYGVPIEQTIVIHDELDLPFGTVRLKRGGGAGGHNGLRDVIAARGADFIRVRVGIGRPPGRQDPADFVLKRFGGTEQQELPFMVDTAADAVEHVLRDGLVAAQQALHSP, encoded by the coding sequence ATGGCCGACGCGTGGCTGGTGGTCGGGCTCGGGAACCCCGGGCCCGACTACCAGCGCACCCGCCACAACGTCGGGGTCGACGTGCTCGACGAGCTCTGCGCTCGCGCGGGCGTGACGCGGTCGAGGCACCGCAAGGCCGTCGCGTCGGTCGGCGAGCGCCGCATCGTCGGCGGACCGAAGGTCGTCTTCGCGTTCCCGGAGACCTTCATGAACCGCTCCGGCGGTCCCGTCGCGTCCCTCATGGACTACTACGGGGTGCCGATCGAGCAGACGATCGTCATCCACGACGAGCTCGACCTGCCCTTCGGCACCGTGCGCCTCAAGCGCGGCGGCGGCGCGGGCGGCCACAACGGCCTGCGCGACGTCATCGCGGCGCGCGGCGCCGACTTCATCCGGGTGCGCGTCGGCATCGGCCGCCCGCCCGGCAGGCAGGACCCCGCCGACTTCGTGCTGAAGCGCTTCGGCGGCACGGAGCAGCAGGAGCTGCCGTTCATGGTCGACACCGCCGCGGACGCCGTCGAGCACGTGCTGCGCGACGGCCTCGTCGCGGCGCAGCAGGCCCTGCACTCGCCGTAG
- a CDS encoding 50S ribosomal protein L25/general stress protein Ctc gives MSTDDNTLVTEIRTQFGKGAARRLRASGKVPAVLYGHGTEPRHLALDGHAVFLLVRKANAILDLQIEGESQLALVKDIQRNPVLQGIPALEHLDLIVVRRGEKVQVDVPVHVEGESAPGTIHTLENATLLVEVEALHIPESIVVSVEDLEDGAQVLASDVTLPKGAELVTDPETLVVGISVPPAPVLEDEDAEGEESEAGEAAEGDAEDAEASSDDE, from the coding sequence ATGAGCACCGACGACAACACGCTCGTCACCGAGATCCGCACGCAGTTCGGCAAGGGTGCGGCTCGCCGCCTCCGCGCCTCGGGCAAGGTCCCCGCGGTCCTCTACGGCCACGGCACCGAGCCGCGCCACCTCGCGCTCGACGGCCACGCCGTCTTCCTCCTCGTCCGCAAGGCGAACGCGATCCTCGACCTGCAGATCGAGGGCGAGTCGCAGCTGGCGCTCGTGAAGGACATCCAGCGCAACCCGGTGCTCCAGGGCATCCCCGCCCTCGAGCACCTCGACCTCATCGTCGTGCGCCGCGGCGAGAAGGTCCAGGTCGACGTGCCCGTGCACGTCGAGGGCGAGTCGGCCCCCGGCACCATCCACACGCTCGAGAACGCGACGCTGCTCGTCGAGGTCGAGGCCCTGCACATCCCCGAGAGCATCGTCGTCTCGGTCGAGGACCTCGAGGATGGCGCGCAGGTGCTCGCCTCCGACGTGACGCTGCCCAAGGGCGCCGAGCTCGTCACCGACCCCGAGACGCTCGTGGTCGGCATCTCCGTGCCGCCGGCTCCCGTCCTGGAGGACGAGGACGCCGAGGGCGAGGAGTCCGAGGCCGGCGAGGCCGCCGAGGGCGACGCCGAGGACGCCGAGGCGTCGTCGGACGACGAGTAG
- a CDS encoding Pr6Pr family membrane protein — protein MGIRLRRPLLRDHGVASQLLRLAIVGMVVAAEARRVGVLLDLGASLVVHFSYFTTQASVLSGVVAIWLVAQPATHRPAWFDWLRAAVTTWILLAGVTYVTVLEPGSFLNPAEPFQSLVQHQLVPLAMLVDWALTPGRTRTRRRRAWTWLIYPAAYAIVAVIVAQQIGAWLYPFLNPVAADGWLGVAVQTTGVLGILMALVVLVAILAPPGSGPARRLRTRDARPGTPPEDQVVEDRQPAESGAHAGSGSA, from the coding sequence ATGGGCATCCGCCTCCGCCGACCGCTGCTGCGCGACCACGGCGTCGCCTCGCAGCTGCTGCGGCTGGCGATCGTCGGCATGGTCGTGGCCGCCGAGGCGCGCCGAGTGGGCGTGCTGCTCGACCTCGGCGCGTCGCTCGTCGTGCACTTCTCGTACTTCACGACGCAGGCGAGCGTGCTCTCGGGCGTCGTGGCCATCTGGCTCGTGGCGCAGCCGGCGACGCATCGGCCCGCGTGGTTCGACTGGTTGCGGGCGGCGGTGACGACGTGGATCCTGCTCGCGGGCGTCACGTACGTGACGGTGCTCGAGCCCGGCTCGTTCCTGAACCCGGCCGAGCCCTTCCAGAGCCTCGTGCAGCATCAGCTCGTGCCGCTCGCGATGCTCGTCGACTGGGCGCTGACCCCAGGTCGCACGCGCACCCGCCGTCGCCGCGCGTGGACGTGGCTCATCTACCCCGCGGCCTACGCGATCGTCGCCGTGATCGTCGCGCAGCAGATCGGCGCGTGGCTCTATCCGTTCCTCAACCCGGTCGCGGCCGACGGCTGGCTGGGCGTCGCGGTGCAGACGACGGGCGTGCTCGGCATCCTCATGGCGCTCGTCGTGCTCGTCGCGATCCTCGCGCCGCCGGGCTCCGGCCCCGCGCGACGACTGCGGACGCGCGACGCGCGGCCCGGCACGCCGCCGGAGGATCAGGTGGTCGAGGACCGTCAGCCCGCGGAGTCCGGAGCCCACGCGGGCAGCGGATCCGCGTAG
- a CDS encoding histidine--tRNA ligase produces the protein MASQVNPPRGMRDMLPAEQRRRAHVADVIRGAFADHGFEEIETPVVELAERLHAGLGGDNEKLAFGIQRRGLTVEDLRSAESPAELADLGLRFDLTVPLARYYATNRAELPTVFRSIQIAPVWRAERPQAGRYRQFVQCDIDIVGEPGIQAELELVAATGDALQRLGLADAFVRVNDRRILHAMLEAAGVADEAREGALITIDKLDKIGRDGVAAELDAAGIDGAAVLAQIDAVAGGDWSRLPEEATEAVRTLLAVDAGDLGVRLELDPSLVRGMGYYTGVIMEIAHPAVPYSIGGGGRYDGMVGRFLGTDVPAAGISFGFERLIDLVDLSADAAAEVVGILHDRDVPPEQVVAAKRRVVATGRGVRVARRTKNVARVLDALAAAGATHVLALRADADVAAELDLQPLRPAD, from the coding sequence GTGGCATCCCAGGTGAACCCTCCCCGCGGCATGCGCGACATGCTGCCCGCCGAGCAGCGTCGCCGCGCGCACGTCGCCGACGTCATCCGAGGCGCGTTCGCCGACCACGGCTTCGAGGAGATCGAGACGCCGGTCGTCGAGCTCGCCGAGCGACTGCACGCCGGCCTCGGCGGCGACAACGAGAAGCTCGCCTTCGGCATCCAGCGGCGCGGCCTCACGGTCGAGGACCTGCGCAGCGCGGAGAGCCCCGCGGAGCTCGCCGACCTCGGCCTGCGCTTCGACCTCACGGTGCCGCTCGCGCGCTACTACGCGACGAACCGCGCCGAGCTGCCGACGGTGTTCCGATCCATCCAGATCGCGCCCGTCTGGCGCGCCGAGCGGCCGCAGGCCGGCCGCTACCGGCAGTTCGTGCAGTGCGACATCGACATCGTGGGGGAGCCCGGCATCCAGGCCGAGCTCGAGCTCGTCGCCGCGACGGGCGACGCACTGCAGCGGCTCGGCCTCGCCGACGCGTTCGTGCGCGTGAACGACCGCCGCATCCTGCACGCGATGCTCGAGGCCGCCGGCGTCGCCGACGAGGCTCGCGAGGGCGCGCTCATCACGATCGACAAGCTCGACAAGATCGGCAGGGACGGCGTCGCCGCCGAGCTGGACGCCGCGGGCATCGACGGCGCCGCGGTGCTCGCGCAGATCGACGCCGTGGCGGGCGGCGACTGGTCGCGTCTGCCCGAGGAGGCGACCGAGGCCGTGCGCACGCTGCTCGCCGTCGATGCCGGCGACCTCGGCGTGCGGCTCGAGCTCGACCCCTCGCTCGTGCGCGGCATGGGCTACTACACGGGCGTCATCATGGAGATCGCCCACCCGGCCGTGCCGTACTCGATCGGCGGCGGCGGGCGCTACGACGGCATGGTCGGCCGCTTCCTCGGCACCGACGTGCCGGCCGCGGGCATCTCGTTCGGCTTCGAGCGGCTCATCGACCTCGTCGACCTGTCGGCGGATGCGGCCGCGGAGGTCGTCGGCATCCTCCACGACCGCGACGTGCCGCCCGAGCAGGTCGTCGCCGCCAAGCGCCGCGTCGTCGCCACCGGGCGCGGGGTGCGCGTCGCGCGGCGCACGAAGAACGTCGCCCGCGTGCTCGACGCGCTCGCCGCAGCGGGCGCGACGCACGTGCTCGCGCTGCGCGCGGACGCCGACGTCGCGGCCGAGCTCGACCTGCAGCCGCTGCGCCCCGCGGACTGA
- a CDS encoding Pr6Pr family membrane protein yields the protein MTTTQASRGLTDRSTLVVALRTTVLLAGIAAEAWNLVVVAGEGQRLSEHLGYFTVQSNVLVLVVVAWLLLRPEGRPRWFDALRGATTAYIVLTGLVWAVLLATPEEAFGLSVEFPSFVQHRLIPVLMAADWLLVPTTRPLRVGRCVAAWMAYPIAYLVVSWIRGGLGDGWIPYPFLDPAVHGGLGGLVVPTGQVLLAFVVGIALVATLGRVRWRPRPGAERPAPRIGAGSRAD from the coding sequence ATGACGACGACGCAGGCGTCCCGAGGACTCACCGACCGGTCGACGCTCGTCGTCGCGCTGCGCACCACCGTGCTGCTCGCAGGCATCGCGGCCGAGGCGTGGAACCTCGTCGTCGTGGCGGGCGAGGGCCAGCGGCTCAGCGAGCACCTCGGCTACTTCACGGTGCAGTCGAACGTGCTCGTGCTCGTCGTCGTCGCATGGCTGCTGCTGCGCCCCGAAGGGCGTCCGCGGTGGTTCGATGCGCTGCGCGGCGCGACCACGGCGTACATCGTGCTCACGGGTCTCGTGTGGGCCGTGCTGCTCGCGACCCCCGAGGAGGCGTTCGGCCTCTCGGTCGAGTTCCCGAGCTTCGTGCAGCATCGCCTCATCCCCGTGCTCATGGCCGCGGACTGGCTGCTCGTACCCACGACGAGGCCGCTGCGCGTCGGCAGGTGCGTCGCTGCGTGGATGGCGTACCCGATCGCCTACCTCGTCGTCTCGTGGATCCGCGGCGGCCTCGGCGACGGCTGGATCCCCTACCCGTTCCTCGACCCCGCCGTGCATGGCGGCCTCGGCGGCCTCGTCGTGCCGACCGGCCAGGTGCTGCTCGCCTTCGTCGTCGGCATCGCGCTCGTCGCGACCCTCGGCCGGGTGCGGTGGCGGCCACGACCGGGGGCCGAGCGCCCGGCCCCGCGGATCGGCGCAGGGTCGCGCGCCGACTGA
- a CDS encoding GTP-binding protein — translation MHDHPGWTCVLNGDHDPHMTDRRVSAMRFEHVRPLHPARLLAALHALGSGRHGVLVRSAGFVGLATRPGRVGWWDQAAGSFAMHPLDADPDDPPALGQDLALIGVDLDHDAIAATLAATALPDIELAAGPEAWSRYADPLPAWAPDSAG, via the coding sequence GTGCACGACCACCCCGGCTGGACGTGCGTGCTGAACGGCGACCACGACCCGCACATGACCGATCGGCGCGTCTCCGCGATGCGGTTCGAGCACGTGCGGCCGCTGCATCCCGCCCGCCTCCTCGCCGCGCTGCACGCGCTCGGCAGCGGCAGGCACGGCGTCCTCGTGCGCTCGGCCGGCTTCGTCGGGCTCGCGACGCGACCGGGGCGCGTCGGATGGTGGGACCAGGCTGCCGGATCGTTCGCGATGCACCCGCTCGACGCGGATCCCGACGATCCCCCTGCCCTCGGGCAGGACCTCGCGCTCATCGGCGTCGACCTCGACCACGACGCGATCGCCGCGACGCTCGCCGCGACCGCGCTCCCCGACATCGAGCTCGCCGCGGGTCCCGAGGCGTGGTCGCGCTACGCGGATCCGCTGCCCGCGTGGGCTCCGGACTCCGCGGGCTGA
- a CDS encoding MazG family protein has protein sequence MGDPPRDDEADAAEAFGELVAVVARLRRPGGCPWDAEQTHESLVTYLVEECYELVDAIESGDVAGMREELGDVLYQVLFHADIAAVEDGFDVADVARDTAAKMRSRHPHVFGDAQVSGVDDVVASWDALKRAEKSQRQSALDGIPPGLPALALAQKTLQRARKGGLVALPEPDAAAPSTEAELGTALLAIVEQAAAHGLDAERALRLAVRERDAALRATELRATERAEGA, from the coding sequence ATGGGCGATCCGCCGCGCGACGACGAGGCCGATGCGGCCGAGGCGTTCGGCGAGCTCGTCGCGGTCGTCGCACGGCTCCGGAGGCCGGGCGGCTGCCCGTGGGACGCGGAGCAGACGCACGAGAGCCTCGTGACCTACCTCGTCGAGGAGTGCTACGAGCTCGTCGACGCCATCGAGTCGGGCGACGTCGCCGGGATGCGCGAGGAGCTCGGCGACGTGCTCTACCAGGTGCTCTTCCACGCCGACATCGCCGCGGTCGAGGACGGCTTCGACGTCGCCGACGTCGCTCGCGACACCGCGGCGAAGATGCGCTCGCGGCATCCGCACGTCTTCGGCGACGCGCAGGTGTCGGGCGTCGACGACGTCGTCGCGTCGTGGGATGCGCTCAAGCGCGCCGAGAAGTCGCAGCGGCAGAGCGCGCTCGACGGCATCCCGCCGGGTCTGCCGGCGCTCGCGCTCGCGCAGAAGACGCTGCAGCGCGCCCGCAAGGGCGGCCTCGTCGCCCTGCCGGAGCCCGATGCCGCGGCACCGTCGACGGAGGCGGAGCTGGGCACGGCGCTGCTCGCGATCGTCGAGCAGGCCGCGGCGCACGGCCTCGACGCGGAGCGCGCGCTGCGGCTCGCGGTGCGCGAGCGGGATGCGGCGCTGCGGGCGACGGAGCTGCGCGCGACGGAGCGCGCCGAGGGCGCATGA
- a CDS encoding HNH endonuclease signature motif containing protein, with product MRDQAQVETSVVDALIALDIAFSSLPDDELLVAVDELAARRRCIDAAIVRAAAEVSSRSDHRPADESLVRRAGYGSTARMLQSKIGVRWSEAKQLCAVAAATSASMAISGGTIPARFPAVSDALAQGWLSVPQSHAITSGLDRDGGRAEVGAVEAAERLLVSAGCGTHVDDVEPAVPETLSLLARRCLDHIDPDGDEPRYEQQLADRYLRMGRRRDGMWKGEFLATADQGEVIAACFDAEVKPRRVTFEDACGGTDEHAVDADPDPTGSVDDRSMEQRRLDAFVAIVGRHAESRAPRICGEAPTLTITVAADVLHGRPAATLEELPTLSRTGDVVPVSIAARYLCDGFVQTLVQDETGHPLQMGRRRRLFTKAQRRAIVARDRHCRAPGCTAAPGWCETHHVTPWSFGGTTDVDNGILLCQHHHTEVHRGALTIQPASPPAPGPTDAASPRPPRAPRRRPRRWRITTAYPRRTRTRATLRR from the coding sequence ATGCGCGATCAGGCTCAGGTCGAGACCTCGGTGGTCGACGCGCTCATCGCCCTCGACATCGCCTTCTCGTCCCTCCCCGACGACGAGCTGCTGGTCGCGGTCGACGAGCTCGCCGCCCGCCGACGGTGCATCGATGCCGCGATCGTGCGCGCCGCCGCCGAGGTCTCGTCGAGGTCCGACCACCGTCCCGCCGACGAGTCGCTCGTGCGCCGCGCGGGCTACGGCTCGACCGCGAGGATGCTGCAGTCGAAGATCGGCGTCCGCTGGTCGGAGGCGAAGCAGCTGTGCGCGGTCGCCGCAGCGACGTCGGCGTCGATGGCGATCTCCGGTGGCACGATCCCCGCCCGATTCCCGGCGGTCTCCGATGCGCTCGCGCAGGGCTGGCTGTCAGTGCCGCAGTCCCACGCGATCACGTCCGGGCTCGACCGCGACGGCGGTCGCGCCGAGGTCGGCGCGGTCGAGGCGGCCGAACGCCTGCTCGTCTCGGCTGGCTGCGGCACGCACGTCGACGACGTCGAGCCCGCCGTTCCCGAGACCCTCTCGCTGCTGGCCCGGCGCTGCCTCGACCACATCGACCCCGACGGCGACGAGCCGCGGTACGAGCAGCAGCTCGCCGACCGCTACCTCCGCATGGGTCGTCGACGCGACGGCATGTGGAAGGGCGAGTTCCTCGCCACCGCCGACCAGGGCGAGGTCATCGCCGCGTGCTTCGACGCAGAGGTGAAGCCGCGTCGCGTCACCTTCGAGGACGCCTGCGGCGGCACCGACGAGCACGCGGTCGACGCCGATCCGGATCCGACCGGGTCCGTCGACGACCGCTCGATGGAGCAGCGACGGCTCGACGCGTTCGTCGCCATCGTCGGCCGCCACGCAGAGAGTCGGGCGCCTCGGATCTGCGGCGAGGCGCCGACGCTCACGATCACCGTCGCCGCCGATGTGCTGCACGGCCGACCGGCAGCGACGCTCGAGGAGCTGCCGACGCTCTCCCGGACCGGGGACGTCGTGCCGGTGTCCATCGCCGCCCGGTACCTCTGCGATGGCTTCGTGCAGACGCTGGTGCAGGACGAGACCGGCCACCCGTTGCAGATGGGTCGTCGACGCCGTCTGTTCACGAAGGCCCAACGACGAGCGATCGTCGCGCGTGACCGCCACTGCCGCGCGCCGGGCTGCACCGCCGCGCCCGGCTGGTGCGAGACCCACCACGTCACCCCGTGGTCCTTCGGCGGCACGACGGACGTCGACAACGGCATCCTGCTCTGCCAGCACCATCACACCGAGGTCCACCGCGGTGCTCTGACGATCCAGCCAGCATCGCCGCCGGCCCCCGGGCCGACCGATGCCGCAAGCCCGCGGCCACCGCGCGCCCCGCGTCGTCGACCGCGACGGTGGCGCATCACCACGGCCTACCCTCGCCGGACCCGGACACGCGCGACGCTGCGCAGGTGA